In Paramormyrops kingsleyae isolate MSU_618 chromosome 5, PKINGS_0.4, whole genome shotgun sequence, one DNA window encodes the following:
- the LOC111847708 gene encoding E3 ubiquitin-protein ligase TRIM56-like → MASQLSDKIQEHFLECKICFEVYRTPRTLVCLHSFCEPCLEKLLDKATGTVTCPDCRMVSDLKGSVSNAKASFFINSLLDLLHSKTAKETFCSVCLALGKNNVPASSRCLDCADFLCLACAEVHCLSKLTLDHRVVSLTDFSAGLHDEEARLKQEHRCQSHREPLRFFCDTCCSPICRDCRMLGHFSHEVQSLGQAALARRPHLEQLISSLDSNIESLTQKEQEVDSAIQQLEEDKEMIEDQLSGYVSEIIEQLFAQKSAISEQLSIFVEQQKQKCLSIKDDVHHLVSSAHNTKEFSTQVLQKGKDYEVLDLEGAIQGQIERLQKINIPEIERQTPILTISGGSESFCIKTEIFKLRFDSASNSLENSTTGDTNTSSEMKLSAETTIEKSPENPTVPQTAEHNEPTSFTPVPHQADGQNLPTYFSVIRSFDVSDAFYSNEENITGIALFPSRDIVIADNANNIIKRVIRTGIIRETISTDNRGWNDLEPFSTVICDNTIFFTSGSRLFKIPPSEDNDFIQVCNLRGSHDKYCIAAYEDEYIAVSEGIGCCLSLYTTEGNLVGRVSPSGYEGKFTFFTVNSREEFIVSDTKNRRVLIISREGNIMHICSDVNCPPFNPTSVCVDKFDNIYVLSGKRIILLSPLGSFEREILSFASYTPKLIAADKHGHLMVVSRKGAVRLYKVVYGKN, encoded by the coding sequence ATGGCTTCCCAGCTCTCAGATAAAATACAAGAACATTTTCTGGAGTGTAAGATCTGTTTTGAGGTGTACAGGACACCTCGCACCCTGGTCTGTCTTCACTCCTTCTGTGAGCCATGTCTGGAAAAGCTGCTCGATAAGGCGACTGGCACTGTGACTTGCCCCGACTGCCGGATGGTCAGTGACCTTAAGGGCAGTGTCAGTAACGCCAAGGCCAGTTTTTTCATCAACAGCCTCCTGGATCTTTTACATTCCAAAACGGCCAAAGAGACCTTCTGTTCGGTGTGTCTGGCTTTGGGGAAGAACAATGTGCCTGCGTCGTCCCGCTGTTTGGACTGTGCTGATTTCCTGTGCCTGGCCTGCGCTGAGGTCCACTGCCTCTCCAAACTCACTCTGGATCATAGGGTGGTGAGCCTCACCGATTTCTCTGCAGGCCTCCATGATGAGGAGGCCAGGCTTAAGCAGGAGCACCGCTGCCAGAGCCACCGAGAGCCACTGAGATTCTTCTGCGATACCTGCTGCAGCCCCATCTGCAGGGACTGCCGCATGTTGGGGCACTTCTCTCATGAGGTACAATCACTGGGCCAGGCAGCCTTAGCCCGGAGACCCCATTTGGAGCAGCTCATTAGCAGCCTGGACAGTAACATAGAGAGTCTTACCCAAAAAGAGCAGGAGGTGGATTCTGCAATTCAGCAGCTGGAGGAAGACAAGGAGATGATTGAAGACCAGCTGTCTGGATATGTGTCTGAAATAATAGAGCAGCTTTTTGCACAGAAGAGTGCAATATCTGAACAATTAAGCATCTTTGTTGAGCAGCAAAAACAGAAATGCTTGTCCATCAAAGATGATGTCCATCATCTGGTCAGCTCAGCACATAATACAAAAGAATTCTCCACACAGGTCTTGCAGAAAGGGAAAGACTATGAGGTCTTGGATCTGGAAGGGGCCATTCAGGGTCAAATTGAGAGACTCCAAAAAATCAACATTCCAGAAATAGAGAGACAGACACCAATACTGACAATCAGTGGAGGATCTGAAAGTTTTTGCATCAAAACTGAGATATTCAAGTTGAGATTTGATTCAGCCAGCAACTCTTTGGAAAATTCAACAACAGGTGACACCAACACTAGCTCAGAGATGAAGTTATCTGCTGAAACGACTATTGAAAAAAGCCCTGAAAATCCTACTGTTCCTCAAACAGCTGAACATAACGAGCCAACATCCTTTACCCCTGTACCACACCAAGCTGACGGTCAGAATCTCCCAACCTATTTTTCTGTGATACGGTCATTTGATGTAAGTGATGCTTTCTATTCAAATGAAGAGAACATAACTGGAATAGCTCTGTTCCCAAGCCGAGACATTGTCATCGCTGATAACGCCAACAACATAATAAAGCGAGTGATCAGAACTGGAATAATCAGAGAAACAATCAGCACAGACAACAGAGGCTGGAATGACCTTGAACCCTTCAGCACTGTGATTTGTGATAACACCATATTTTTCACTTCGGGATCTAGGCTTTTTAAAATCCCACCTAGTGAAGACAATGACTTCATCCAGGTCTGCAACTTACGTGGCTCCCATGACAAGTACTGCATCGCTGCATATGAAGATGAATATATAGCAGTGAGCGAAGGGATCGGCTGTTGTCTGTCACTTTACACCACTGAAGGCAATTTAGTTGGTAGAGTATCACCAAGTGGCTACGAGGGAAAGTTCACCTTCTTTACAGTGAACAGCAGGGAAGAGTTCATTGTCTCTGATACGAAAAACAGGAGGGTCCTCATCATCAGTCGTGAGGGAAACATCATGCACATCTGCAGTGATGTGAACTGCCCCCCGTTTAATCCCACAAGTGTCTGTGTTGACAAGTTTGATAATATTTATGTTCTCAGTGGCAAAAGGATCATTCTGCTGTCGCCTTTAGGATCCTTTGAGCGTGAGATTTTGAGTTTCGCATCCTACACGCCAAAGCTAATAGCCGCTGACAAACACGGGCATCTGATGGTTGTCAGCAGAAAAGGGGCAGTTAGGCTTTATAAAGTAGTctatggaaaaaattaa